One part of the Mariniflexile litorale genome encodes these proteins:
- a CDS encoding RNA polymerase sigma-70 factor has protein sequence MKNNDTYKLTLKEYKVLFNKLYSLLCVFSNKYIEDLEVSKDIVQDVFIKIWEDKIEFKNESNIKSYLYTSVKNKSLDYLKSKNYKSTERFSMKEMAEIETESFFLREVVITEASGIIENAINSLPNKCAQIIRLSIREFTNPEIAEELNLSINTIKTQKKIAYKKLRPLLKDYFILIAFVFDIQ, from the coding sequence ATGAAAAATAATGATACATATAAATTAACATTAAAAGAATATAAAGTTCTTTTCAATAAGTTATATTCTTTATTATGTGTGTTTTCAAATAAATATATTGAGGATTTAGAAGTATCTAAAGATATTGTTCAGGATGTATTTATAAAAATATGGGAAGATAAGATTGAGTTTAAAAACGAAAGCAACATTAAATCATATCTTTATACATCCGTAAAAAATAAATCACTTGATTATCTTAAGAGTAAGAATTACAAGTCAACCGAGCGTTTCTCTATGAAAGAAATGGCAGAAATTGAAACAGAATCATTTTTTTTACGTGAAGTGGTTATTACAGAAGCTTCCGGTATTATTGAAAATGCCATTAATTCCCTACCCAATAAATGTGCTCAAATTATAAGGCTAAGTATTAGAGAATTTACAAATCCTGAAATAGCAGAAGAGCTAAATTTGTCTATCAATACTATAAAGACTCAAAAGAAAATAGCTTATAAAAAACTTAGACCACTACTAAAAGACTACTTTATTTTAATAGCTTTTGTCTTTGATATTCAGTAA
- a CDS encoding carbamoyltransferase → MKILGISAYYHDSAASLIEDGKVLYAAQEERFSRIKNDASFPEKAIEYCLNEAGISMEDIDFISFYDKPFLKFERLLETYYAFAPKGFTSFAKAMPVWLKEKLFIKQFINKRIKALSTSKTIKIPINFPEHHLSHAASAFYTSPYSKCAYLTIDGVGEWATTSYGIASGEKGLQVLGELHFPNSLGLYYSSFTYFLGFKVNSGEYKMMGLAPYGNPNSKRVSQFVALIKEKLIDIKSDGSIKLNMDYFEYPVGLRMVDSKKWENIFGIKKRLPEDKLEQIHADLALAAQKVTEEVLIKLIKFIKEETGEDNLCLSGGVALNCVANSVLFKQNIFKDIYVQPAAGDSGGALGAALAVAHIKQDLKFQGLNKPFDVYLGYKSSNEDIERLLRKYKCKYQYYENTDELTKATAQMIAKKKVVGWYRGRTEFGPRALGNRSILADPTDPEMQYTLNMKIKFREGFRPFAPVVCEEDYDDYFEQGKLSYYMLFTSKVKKSLRRSLPVDFEGFSLEEKRKFIKSDLPAVTHIDFSARVQVVNKDVNPTLWNLIQSYKQLSGTGVLINTSFNVKDEPIVNTPEDAYLCFIKSGMDILVLENYIIEK, encoded by the coding sequence ATGAAAATTCTTGGTATTTCTGCTTATTATCATGACTCCGCGGCTTCATTAATAGAAGATGGAAAAGTATTATATGCAGCTCAAGAAGAACGGTTTTCAAGAATTAAAAATGATGCCTCATTCCCTGAAAAAGCAATAGAGTATTGTTTGAACGAAGCAGGGATAAGTATGGAAGATATTGATTTTATATCTTTTTATGACAAACCTTTTTTAAAATTTGAAAGGTTACTAGAAACTTATTATGCATTTGCCCCAAAAGGTTTCACATCATTTGCAAAAGCGATGCCTGTTTGGTTAAAAGAAAAATTATTCATTAAGCAGTTTATAAACAAAAGAATTAAAGCACTAAGTACATCAAAAACTATTAAAATACCTATAAATTTTCCTGAGCATCATCTCTCTCATGCGGCCAGTGCCTTTTACACGTCTCCTTATAGTAAATGTGCTTATTTAACCATTGATGGAGTAGGTGAATGGGCAACAACATCTTATGGTATTGCTTCTGGAGAAAAAGGCCTTCAAGTATTAGGTGAACTACATTTCCCAAATTCATTAGGTTTGTATTATTCTTCATTCACTTATTTTTTAGGGTTTAAAGTTAATTCAGGTGAATATAAAATGATGGGACTCGCTCCTTATGGAAATCCAAACTCAAAACGAGTATCCCAATTTGTGGCTCTTATAAAAGAAAAGCTAATTGATATTAAATCTGATGGTTCGATAAAATTGAATATGGATTACTTTGAATATCCTGTGGGATTGAGAATGGTTGATTCTAAAAAATGGGAAAATATATTTGGAATTAAGAAAAGGTTACCAGAAGATAAATTGGAACAAATACATGCCGATTTAGCACTTGCTGCGCAAAAAGTTACAGAAGAAGTCCTTATTAAGCTAATTAAATTTATAAAGGAAGAAACAGGTGAAGACAATTTATGTTTGTCTGGAGGTGTAGCTCTTAACTGTGTTGCAAATTCAGTGTTATTTAAACAAAACATCTTTAAAGATATATATGTGCAACCAGCTGCTGGAGATTCAGGAGGTGCTTTAGGAGCAGCATTAGCTGTCGCTCATATTAAGCAGGATTTAAAATTTCAAGGTTTAAACAAGCCTTTCGATGTTTATTTAGGGTATAAAAGTTCAAATGAAGATATTGAAAGACTATTGCGAAAATATAAATGTAAATACCAATATTATGAAAATACCGATGAGCTAACAAAAGCCACAGCTCAAATGATAGCGAAAAAGAAAGTGGTGGGTTGGTATAGAGGTCGAACAGAATTTGGTCCAAGAGCATTGGGAAACAGAAGTATATTAGCAGATCCTACAGATCCGGAAATGCAATATACCTTAAATATGAAAATTAAATTCAGAGAAGGTTTTAGGCCATTTGCACCTGTGGTTTGTGAGGAAGATTATGACGATTATTTTGAACAAGGTAAACTGTCATATTATATGTTGTTTACAAGTAAAGTTAAGAAATCTCTAAGAAGAAGCTTGCCAGTAGATTTTGAAGGATTTAGTTTAGAAGAAAAACGTAAGTTTATAAAGTCTGATTTGCCTGCTGTTACGCATATTGATTTTTCAGCGAGGGTTCAGGTGGTTAATAAAGATGTAAACCCAACACTGTGGAATTTAATACAATCTTATAAACAACTTAGTGGTACTGGAGTTCTTATAAATACTAGTTTTAATGTGAAAGACGAACCGATAGTTAATACTCCAGAAGACGCATATCTTTGTTTTATTAAATCTGGTATGGATATTTTGGTTTTAGAAAATTATATAATTGAAAAATAG
- a CDS encoding aldehyde dehydrogenase (NADP(+)) — protein sequence MRLTGGNYIAGLVSSEGKSTFTSINPLNASKLPTDFHEATIEEVHKAAIKAHEAFAIYSKKSGNKKADFLDAIADEILNLGDALIERCCAETGLPAGRITGERGRTMGQLKMFATVLREGSWVDARIDHAIPDREPLPKVDMRSMQKPLGAVGVFGASNFPLAFSVAGGDTASALASGCTIVVKGHPSHPGTCEMIAIAINKAIETCNMPKGVFSLVQGQSVEVGMAIVNHPLIKAIGFTGSFKGGKAIFDAANKRPEPIPVYAEMGSTNPVFILPNALKQNGNDIAQGLTNSVTLGVGQFCTSPGLVFLQNSEILSGFKYTVSQHFEQVEANTMLNSGIKKAFDKGIDFLNSKREVNLLAKGKVNNEGYKGTSYIFETSAKNFIKENYLEEEIFGPSTISITADSKEELLASAHKLKGHLTATLFATEEDLENYTDLIQILEQKVGRLIINNYPTGVEVCHSMVHGGPFPSTSNSRSTSVGTGAITRFTRPFCYQNFPNHLLPNELKNENPLHIFRIIDGEITK from the coding sequence ATGAGATTGACAGGAGGAAATTATATCGCTGGTTTAGTATCATCAGAAGGAAAAAGTACGTTTACAAGCATTAATCCTTTAAACGCATCAAAATTACCAACAGATTTTCATGAAGCTACCATAGAAGAAGTTCATAAAGCAGCTATAAAAGCGCATGAAGCATTTGCTATTTATAGCAAAAAAAGCGGCAACAAAAAAGCAGATTTTTTAGATGCAATAGCCGATGAAATTTTAAATTTAGGAGATGCTTTAATTGAACGTTGTTGTGCCGAAACTGGCTTACCTGCAGGAAGAATTACGGGTGAAAGAGGACGAACTATGGGGCAATTAAAAATGTTTGCTACAGTTTTACGCGAAGGTTCTTGGGTTGATGCACGAATTGACCATGCAATACCTGATCGTGAACCATTACCAAAAGTTGATATGCGATCTATGCAAAAACCATTAGGGGCTGTAGGTGTTTTTGGAGCAAGTAACTTTCCTTTAGCCTTTTCAGTTGCTGGTGGAGATACTGCTTCTGCTTTAGCAAGTGGTTGTACCATAGTTGTAAAAGGACACCCTTCGCATCCAGGAACTTGCGAAATGATTGCTATTGCAATAAATAAAGCTATTGAAACATGTAACATGCCCAAAGGTGTTTTTTCTTTAGTACAAGGGCAATCGGTTGAAGTTGGTATGGCCATAGTAAACCATCCACTCATAAAAGCAATTGGTTTTACAGGTTCATTCAAAGGCGGAAAAGCAATTTTTGATGCTGCAAATAAAAGACCCGAACCAATTCCTGTATATGCTGAAATGGGAAGTACCAACCCTGTTTTTATTTTACCAAACGCATTGAAACAAAATGGAAATGATATTGCTCAAGGATTAACAAATTCTGTGACCCTTGGAGTCGGTCAATTTTGTACAAGCCCAGGACTTGTCTTTTTACAGAATTCTGAAATTTTATCTGGTTTCAAATATACAGTTTCACAACATTTTGAGCAGGTTGAGGCAAATACCATGTTAAATAGCGGAATTAAAAAAGCATTTGATAAAGGCATAGATTTTTTGAATAGTAAAAGGGAAGTCAATTTATTAGCAAAGGGAAAAGTTAATAACGAAGGCTATAAGGGAACATCATACATTTTTGAAACATCGGCTAAAAATTTTATTAAAGAAAATTATTTAGAGGAAGAGATTTTTGGACCATCAACCATATCCATTACAGCAGATTCTAAAGAAGAATTATTAGCGTCCGCCCATAAATTAAAAGGACATTTAACAGCTACTCTTTTTGCTACCGAAGAAGATTTAGAAAATTATACAGATTTAATTCAAATCTTAGAACAAAAAGTAGGCAGATTAATTATCAATAATTATCCAACAGGTGTTGAAGTATGTCATTCTATGGTGCATGGTGGCCCATTTCCATCCACTTCCAACAGTCGTTCAACATCAGTAGGAACAGGAGCTATTACGCGATTCACAAGACCCTTCTGTTACCAAAATTTCCCTAATCACTTATTGCCAAATGAATTAAAAAACGAAAATCCATTACATATTTTCAGAATTATTGATGGCGAAATAACAAAGTAA
- a CDS encoding IlvD/Edd family dehydratase, which yields MSKEKKLRSQEWFGGDDKMGFVHRSWLRNQGYPDDYFEGKPVIGICNTWSELTPCNGHLGDVAEIVKRGILEAGGFPLEFPVMSLGETIMRPTTMLFRNLASMDVEESIRANPLDGIVLLTGCDKTTPSTIMGACSVNLPTIVVPGGPMLNGRFRGGTIGSGSFNWMIKEKQKTEEFDAEDMREAEICAARSIGHCNTMGTASTMATMSEALGLTLPGFSSIPAADSRKKVMQQLSGRRIVEMVNEDLTLSKILTRKAFENAIVTNAAVGGSTNLIIHLIAIARRIGVDIKLEDFDTIGSHIPLLVNLMPSGKYLMEDFFYAGGLPVVMKELGDLLHQDIITANGKTFKENYVKAKCYDNEVIAKIDKPLQENAGIAVLKGNLCENGSVIKPSAATLKLMNHTGRAVVFESMEDYHERIDHPDLDIDENCVIVLKGVGPKGYPGMPEVGNVDLPEKLILKGVKDMIRISDGRMSGTAYGTVVLHISPESTIGGTLAIVQNGDMITLDVENRLLQLNISDEEITKRKSEWQAPEPMATRGYVRIYLDHVEGADVGADLDVLVGGSGSKVDRDLH from the coding sequence ATGAGTAAAGAGAAAAAACTTCGCAGCCAAGAATGGTTTGGAGGAGATGATAAAATGGGATTCGTACATCGCTCATGGTTACGTAATCAAGGCTATCCAGATGATTATTTTGAAGGCAAACCCGTCATTGGTATTTGTAATACTTGGTCTGAATTAACACCTTGTAACGGACACCTGGGTGATGTAGCTGAAATTGTTAAACGCGGCATTCTTGAAGCTGGCGGTTTCCCTTTAGAATTCCCCGTGATGTCTTTGGGAGAAACGATTATGCGCCCAACAACCATGCTATTTCGCAATTTAGCAAGTATGGATGTTGAAGAATCCATACGCGCCAATCCATTAGATGGTATTGTACTATTAACAGGTTGCGACAAAACCACGCCATCTACCATTATGGGTGCGTGTAGTGTAAATTTACCAACCATCGTGGTTCCTGGCGGCCCCATGTTAAATGGTCGTTTTAGAGGCGGTACCATTGGTTCTGGTTCATTCAATTGGATGATTAAGGAAAAACAAAAAACAGAGGAATTTGATGCTGAAGACATGCGTGAAGCCGAAATTTGTGCGGCACGAAGCATAGGGCATTGCAATACCATGGGCACAGCATCTACAATGGCTACCATGAGTGAAGCTCTAGGCTTAACACTTCCTGGTTTTTCATCCATTCCAGCAGCCGATTCTCGAAAAAAAGTGATGCAGCAGCTCTCTGGTCGTCGTATTGTAGAGATGGTGAACGAAGATTTAACCCTATCTAAAATTCTAACCAGAAAAGCTTTTGAAAATGCTATTGTAACGAATGCTGCGGTTGGTGGTTCTACCAATTTAATTATTCATTTAATAGCTATAGCTCGCCGAATTGGGGTCGATATAAAATTAGAAGATTTTGATACTATTGGTAGCCATATCCCCTTATTAGTTAATTTAATGCCTTCTGGAAAATATCTTATGGAAGACTTCTTCTATGCAGGTGGTTTACCAGTAGTTATGAAAGAATTGGGAGATTTACTACATCAAGATATTATTACTGCAAACGGTAAAACTTTTAAAGAAAACTACGTAAAAGCAAAGTGCTATGATAATGAGGTTATAGCTAAGATAGATAAGCCATTACAAGAAAATGCGGGTATAGCCGTGTTAAAAGGCAATTTATGTGAAAATGGCTCAGTAATTAAACCTTCTGCTGCAACTTTAAAACTTATGAATCATACTGGAAGGGCTGTTGTTTTTGAAAGCATGGAAGATTATCATGAACGCATTGATCATCCGGATTTAGATATTGATGAGAATTGTGTTATTGTCCTCAAAGGTGTTGGTCCAAAAGGATATCCTGGAATGCCTGAAGTTGGTAATGTAGATCTTCCAGAAAAACTCATCCTGAAAGGCGTTAAGGATATGATTCGTATTTCTGATGGCAGAATGAGTGGTACTGCTTACGGCACTGTTGTTCTCCATATCTCACCGGAATCAACAATAGGAGGTACTTTGGCGATTGTTCAAAATGGCGATATGATTACTTTAGATGTTGAAAATAGATTATTGCAACTTAATATTTCTGATGAAGAAATTACCAAAAGAAAATCAGAATGGCAAGCCCCAGAGCCTATGGCAACAAGAGGTTATGTACGTATTTATTTAGATCATGTTGAAGGAGCTGATGTTGGTGCCGATTTAGATGTTCTGGTTGGTGGCTCAGGTTCAAAGGTAGATAGAGATTTACACTAA
- a CDS encoding endo-1,4-beta-xylanase has translation MKFKTLLLLSFIVFFNCKKQNSEPELQSISTLKEYFKDAFLIGNALNEDIVSGKDTSSQNIILKQFNAITPENVMKAERINPEPGVYNFKPADDFVEFGQKNNMFIVGHTLVWHNQTPAWFFQDKDHNPNTKEAQIERLRSHIETVAGRYAGKVNAWDVVNEVIDNDGSYRPTTWVNGVGNGDTLVKNAFKFTNMYAPNTELYYNDFNAWRPTKRDGIMRMVRMLQKEGVRIDGIGIQGHWGLNYPKTEYIEAAIDSFASLGVKVMITELDIDVLPLTKEGQIIGTGLLHPQYDLEEFKTFLDPYQDGLPEEMQQQLANRYAELFEIFYRKRDKIDRVTFWGLHDGMSWKNDYPIANRTNYPLLYDRNKNAKPALNAILNIKKD, from the coding sequence ATGAAATTCAAAACGTTACTTTTATTATCTTTTATTGTTTTTTTTAATTGCAAAAAACAAAATTCAGAACCTGAGCTACAATCGATATCAACTTTAAAAGAATATTTTAAAGATGCATTCTTAATTGGAAACGCACTTAATGAAGATATAGTTTCTGGAAAAGATACTTCATCGCAAAACATTATACTAAAACAATTTAATGCCATTACTCCCGAAAATGTAATGAAAGCGGAACGAATAAACCCTGAACCTGGCGTCTACAATTTTAAGCCTGCAGATGATTTTGTGGAATTCGGACAAAAAAATAATATGTTTATTGTTGGTCATACTTTAGTTTGGCATAACCAAACACCCGCTTGGTTTTTTCAAGATAAAGACCATAACCCAAATACTAAAGAAGCACAAATCGAACGCCTGCGAAGCCATATAGAAACAGTAGCTGGTAGATATGCTGGTAAAGTAAATGCTTGGGATGTTGTAAATGAAGTGATAGATAATGATGGTTCTTACCGACCTACAACTTGGGTAAATGGAGTTGGTAATGGGGATACTTTGGTGAAAAATGCTTTTAAGTTTACTAATATGTATGCTCCAAACACCGAGTTATATTACAATGATTTTAATGCTTGGAGACCTACAAAAAGAGATGGTATTATGCGAATGGTAAGAATGCTTCAAAAAGAAGGTGTTCGAATTGATGGGATTGGTATTCAAGGGCATTGGGGCCTTAATTATCCTAAAACAGAATACATTGAAGCAGCCATAGATTCTTTTGCATCACTTGGAGTAAAAGTAATGATTACTGAATTAGATATTGACGTATTACCTCTAACTAAAGAAGGACAAATTATTGGAACAGGTTTGTTACATCCTCAATATGATTTAGAAGAATTTAAAACATTTTTAGATCCTTATCAAGATGGTTTACCTGAAGAGATGCAACAACAATTAGCAAATAGATATGCTGAATTATTTGAAATTTTTTATAGAAAGCGTGATAAAATAGACCGAGTAACTTTTTGGGGATTACACGATGGTATGTCTTGGAAAAATGATTATCCTATAGCTAACAGAACCAACTATCCCTTATTATACGATAGAAATAAAAATGCCAAACCTGCTTTAAATGCTATATTAAATATTAAAAAGGATTAG
- a CDS encoding DUF5989 family protein, whose amino-acid sequence MEFIKDFFVFLRERKKWWLVPLIIIFMIFGALIFITSGSALAPFIYSLF is encoded by the coding sequence ATGGAGTTTATTAAAGATTTTTTTGTTTTTTTAAGAGAAAGAAAAAAGTGGTGGCTTGTACCATTAATTATAATATTCATGATTTTTGGCGCATTAATATTTATAACAAGTGGTTCGGCATTGGCGCCATTTATTTACTCGTTATTCTAA
- a CDS encoding GntP family permease has protein sequence MVVLYLLISVLLIILLTAKLKVHPFVALLLVAICYGIAVGMPLNQIIDSVNIGFGNTLGGIGMIIILGVIIGAFLENSGGAYALAEKVLKFTGKKKIPFAMGLIGWFVSIPVFADSGFMLLAPLNKSLSKKAGISLSGTAIALALGLTAAHTLVPPTPGPIAAAHYLNADLGLVMLLGIPISFFALMMGLIFVKKVVSKTYIDPDPKITDAEITERLKNAPSAFKSTIPIIVPIILIVIKSLVTSVFGYKTDDYESFPTFIKIILFLGEPFIALLIGCFLSLTLPKKLNRDMFSTSGWIGKALLGASSILLITGAGGIFGQVLRDSGIATTLGETLSNINISIWLPFLLAASIKTAQGSSTVALVTTASILAPMMSSLGFETELQKAMVVIAIGAGSSVVSHANDSFFWVVTRLSGMDVKMGYRFHSIGTFILGTSAALLLFILYLILA, from the coding sequence ATGGTAGTTCTTTATCTATTAATATCAGTTTTACTTATTATTCTGCTAACGGCAAAGTTGAAAGTACATCCTTTTGTAGCTTTACTTTTAGTCGCTATTTGTTACGGAATAGCTGTCGGCATGCCTTTAAATCAAATTATCGATTCTGTCAATATAGGTTTTGGAAATACCTTAGGCGGTATTGGAATGATTATCATTTTAGGTGTTATTATTGGTGCTTTTCTCGAAAACTCTGGAGGCGCTTATGCATTAGCTGAAAAAGTTTTAAAATTCACTGGAAAGAAAAAAATCCCTTTTGCTATGGGACTTATTGGATGGTTTGTATCCATTCCTGTTTTTGCAGATAGCGGTTTCATGTTACTCGCTCCCTTAAATAAAAGTCTATCCAAAAAAGCAGGTATTTCACTATCTGGAACAGCCATAGCATTGGCACTAGGTTTAACGGCAGCACATACATTAGTGCCACCCACACCAGGACCCATTGCAGCAGCACATTACTTAAATGCAGATTTAGGTTTAGTGATGTTATTAGGTATTCCAATAAGTTTCTTTGCTTTAATGATGGGTTTAATATTTGTTAAAAAAGTGGTTTCAAAAACCTATATTGATCCTGATCCAAAAATTACAGATGCCGAAATTACGGAACGACTTAAAAATGCACCAAGTGCATTTAAGTCAACTATACCTATTATTGTTCCCATAATCCTTATTGTTATAAAATCCTTGGTGACTTCGGTTTTTGGTTATAAAACTGACGATTACGAATCATTTCCAACATTTATAAAAATAATATTATTTTTAGGTGAACCTTTTATAGCTTTACTAATTGGTTGTTTTTTATCACTAACCCTTCCGAAGAAATTAAACAGAGACATGTTTTCTACTTCTGGTTGGATTGGGAAAGCTTTATTAGGAGCTTCTTCTATTTTATTAATTACAGGAGCTGGTGGTATATTTGGTCAAGTGCTTAGAGATTCAGGGATTGCAACTACTTTAGGCGAAACATTATCGAACATAAACATTAGTATTTGGTTGCCATTTTTATTAGCAGCGTCCATAAAAACAGCACAAGGTTCGTCAACTGTTGCATTAGTAACAACCGCATCCATTTTAGCACCCATGATGTCAAGTTTAGGTTTTGAAACCGAATTACAAAAAGCCATGGTTGTTATAGCCATTGGAGCAGGTTCGTCTGTGGTTTCACATGCAAATGATAGTTTCTTTTGGGTGGTAACGAGGCTTTCTGGAATGGATGTAAAAATGGGATATCGTTTTCATAGTATAGGAACATTTATTTTGGGCACATCGGCAGCCCTATTATTATTCATTTTATATTTAATTTTAGCATAA
- a CDS encoding alpha/beta hydrolase-fold protein, protein MKLIKTVFLFCLLTAIHISNAQDSKYTWGEDSNRHENIPKGTVAKYVWKSTIFEGTIREYFIYVPAQYKSNEATALMVFQDGHAYINEEGSFRAPIVFDNLIYQKEMPVTIGLFINPGDISSVLPEDPFRASNRSIEYDSLNDDYIRFLMEELIPEISKTYNITTNPKMRAICGLSSGAICAFTAAWERPDYFNKVMSHIGSFTNIRGGHNYEAMIRETPKKNIKVYLQDGSNDLNNEYGNWWLANLQMASSLEYMSYDYMFVKGDGAHNGKHGGSVFPEALKWLWSDFKKK, encoded by the coding sequence ATGAAACTAATTAAAACCGTATTTCTTTTTTGCCTACTTACTGCCATACATATCTCTAATGCTCAAGACAGTAAGTATACTTGGGGAGAAGACTCGAATCGACATGAAAATATTCCTAAAGGAACTGTAGCTAAATATGTCTGGAAGAGTACCATTTTTGAAGGAACCATTAGAGAATATTTTATATATGTTCCTGCTCAATATAAATCTAATGAAGCTACAGCTTTAATGGTTTTTCAAGATGGACATGCGTATATAAATGAAGAAGGTAGTTTTAGAGCGCCAATCGTATTTGATAATCTTATTTATCAAAAAGAAATGCCAGTGACTATAGGATTATTTATCAATCCGGGTGATATAAGTTCCGTATTACCTGAAGACCCTTTTAGAGCTAGTAACCGAAGTATTGAATACGATAGTTTAAATGATGATTATATTCGCTTTCTTATGGAAGAACTTATACCCGAAATAAGTAAAACGTATAACATAACGACCAATCCTAAAATGAGAGCCATTTGCGGATTGTCTTCAGGTGCTATTTGTGCTTTTACAGCAGCATGGGAACGACCAGATTATTTTAATAAGGTGATGAGTCATATTGGAAGTTTTACAAATATTCGTGGAGGACATAACTATGAAGCTATGATTAGAGAAACACCTAAAAAAAATATTAAAGTATATCTTCAAGATGGATCTAACGATTTGAATAATGAATACGGAAATTGGTGGCTTGCTAATCTGCAAATGGCATCATCACTAGAATATATGTCCTACGATTATATGTTTGTAAAAGGTGATGGAGCACATAATGGAAAACATGGAGGCAGCGTGTTTCCAGAAGCACTAAAATGGCTATGGTCTGATTTTAAAAAGAAATAA
- a CDS encoding fumarylacetoacetate hydrolase family protein codes for MKIYNTSKGVLIELEKMFHLINKNWDELINDDNLYNNLKSIVNTSAPIDNHHDLIDNYLKAPLESQEIWASGVTYFNSKMARQEESKDAGGADFYERVYYADRPELFFKATAHRSVPSGGKVTIRKDSTWDVPEPELTLVITSNGKIIGYTIGNDMSSRSIEGENPLYLPQAKTFDACAGVGPCVLVTDKPLPLDTKIHLKVIRNTDVIFDETTSISKMKRNPQELVEYLFRECTFPKGCLLMTGTGIVPTTDFTLKSKDEIQISIDHIGTLINYVR; via the coding sequence ATGAAGATTTACAACACATCAAAAGGGGTTTTAATTGAATTAGAAAAAATGTTTCATCTCATTAATAAAAATTGGGATGAATTAATTAATGATGATAATTTATACAACAATTTAAAAAGCATTGTAAACACAAGTGCTCCGATTGATAATCATCATGATTTGATTGATAATTATCTAAAAGCACCATTAGAAAGTCAAGAAATTTGGGCGAGCGGCGTTACGTATTTTAATAGCAAAATGGCTAGACAAGAAGAAAGTAAAGATGCGGGGGGCGCAGATTTTTACGAACGTGTTTATTATGCTGATAGACCCGAGTTATTCTTTAAAGCGACAGCGCATCGTTCCGTGCCTTCTGGAGGAAAAGTAACTATTAGAAAAGATTCTACTTGGGATGTTCCTGAACCGGAATTAACTTTGGTAATTACTTCAAACGGAAAAATTATTGGTTATACCATTGGTAACGATATGAGTTCGCGAAGTATTGAAGGTGAAAACCCCCTGTATCTACCACAAGCCAAAACATTTGATGCTTGTGCTGGTGTAGGTCCCTGTGTTTTGGTTACCGATAAACCTTTACCTTTAGATACTAAAATCCATTTAAAAGTAATTAGAAATACAGACGTTATTTTTGATGAAACCACCAGTATTAGTAAAATGAAACGTAACCCTCAAGAATTAGTTGAATATCTATTTAGAGAATGTACCTTCCCTAAAGGATGCTTGCTAATGACCGGGACAGGCATTGTACCTACAACTGATTTTACTCTAAAAAGCAAAGACGAAATTCAAATTTCAATAGATCATATAGGTACTTTAATTAATTATGTAAGATGA